A window from Telopea speciosissima isolate NSW1024214 ecotype Mountain lineage chromosome 8, Tspe_v1, whole genome shotgun sequence encodes these proteins:
- the LOC122671502 gene encoding DNA replication licensing factor MCM2, translating into MADSENPSTPGSPTSAGFSTDRLPPNTSRTSETYSDEDEAAVDPEIIRDEPEDGDAEEDEGEDLFENYMEDYRPMEELDQYESVGLDDSMEDERDLDQIMEDRRAAEIELDAKDGRKSNRKLPQLLHDQDTDEDGNYRPSKRSRADFRPPRVPRSYDDADGMQSSPGRSQRGHSRDDVPITDQTDDEPYEDEDDDDGEFEMYRVQGTLREWVTRDEVRRFIAKKFKEFLLTYVNPKNEQGDFEYVRLINEMVLADGCSLEIDYKQFIYIHPNIAIWLADAPQSVLEVMEEVAKNVVFDLHPNYKNIHQKIYVRITNLPVYDQIRNIRQIHLNTMIRIGGVVTRRTGVFPQLQQVKYDCNKCGAVLGPFFQNSYSEVKVGSCPECQSKGPFTVNIEQTIYRNYQKLTLQESPGIVPAGRLPRYKEVILLNDLIDCARPGEEIEVTGIYTNNFDLSLNTKNGFPVFATVVEANYVTKKQDLFSAYKLTQEDKEEIEKLAKDPRIGERVIKSIAPSIYGHEDIKTAIALAMFGGQEKNVEGKHRLRGDINVLLLGDPGTAKSQFLKYVEKTGQRAVYTTGKGASAVGLTAAVHKDPVTREWTLEGGALVLADRGICLIDEFDKMNDQDRVSIHEAMEQQSISISKAGIVTSLQARCSVIAAANPVGGRYDSSKTFSQNVELTDPIVSRFDILCVVKDVVDPVTDEMLAKFVVESHFKSQPKGANMDDKSVSNSIEDPPASVRPVDPEILSQNMLKKYITYAKLHVFPRLHDADLDKLMHVYAELRRESSHGQGVPIAVRHIESMIRMSEAHARMHLRQHVTQEDVDMAIRVLLDSFISTQKFGVQKALQKSFRKYMTFKREYNDFLLYLLRGLVKDALYFEELVSGSTAGLNQVEVKVEELRNKAQDYEIYDLKPFFSSTQFSRANFELDEERKIIKHHLAR; encoded by the exons ATG GCGGATTCTGAAAACCCATCGACACCCGGTTCCCCCACGTCCGCTGGGTTCAGTACAGACCGTCTCCCTCCCAACACCAGTCGCACCTCTGAAACTTACTCAGATGAGGATGAGGCAGCTGTTGATCCAGAGATCATCAGGGACGAGCCCGAAGACGGCGACGCAGAAGAAGACGAAGGAGAGGATCTCTTCGAAAATTACATGGA GGACTATCGGCCGATGGAAGAGCTGGATCAGTACGAATCAGTTGGACTTGATGATTCAATGGAGGATGAGAGGGATTTGGATCAAATCATGGAGGATAGGAGGGCGGCTGAGATCGAGCTCGACGCTAAAGATGGACGTAAGAGCAACCGGAAGCTCCCTCAGCTTCTGCACGACCAAG ATACAGACGAGGATGGTAACTATAGGCCTTCAAAAAGGTCTAGGGCTGATTTTAGGCCTCCAAGAGTACCAAGAAGCTATGATGATGCTGATGGAATGCAGAGTTCCCCAGGAAGATCGCAGCGGGGACATTCTAGAGATGATGTTCCAATCACCGATCAGACAGATGATGAGCCCTACGAG gatgaagatgatgatgatggagagtttgagatgtaccgtgTCCAAGGAACTCTAAGAGAGTGGGTTACCAGGGATGAAGTGCGCCGGTTCATCGCCAAGAAATTTAAGGAGTTCTTGCTAACATATGTTAACCCAAAGAATGAGCAAGGGGACTTTGAATATGTACGGCTGATAAATGAGATGGTCTTAG CTGATGGGTGCAGCTTGGAGATTGATTACAAGCaattcatctacattcatcccAACATTGCTATTTGGCTGGCTGATGCTCCCCAGTCTGTCTTGGAGGTCATGGAAGAAGTTGCTAAAAATGTTGTGTTTGATCTACACCCTAATTACAAGAATATTCATCAAAAGATCTATGTCCGGATAACCAACTTACCGGTATACGATCAGATACGCAACATAAG GCAGATCCATTTGAATACCATGATTCGTATTGGAGGAGTAGTAACCCGACGAACTGGGGTTTTCCCTCAGTTGCAGCAGGTTAAGTATGATTGCAACAAATGTGGTGCAGTTCTTGGGCCATTCTTCCAGAACTCGTATTCAGAAGTCAAGGTGGGATCTTGTCCTGAATGCCAATCTAAAGGTCCATTCACCGTTAACATTGAGCAG ACAATCTACAGGAACTATCAAAAGCTCACCCTTCAGGAAAGCCCTGGAATTGTCCCTGCTGGTAGACTTCCAAGATACAAGGAAGTGATTCTCTTGAATGATCTAATTGACTGTGCACGCCCTGGGGAAGAAATT GAGGTCACAGGCATATACACGAACAACTTTGACTTATCTTTAAACACAAAAAATGGGTTTCCTGTTTTTGCCACTGTGGTTGAAGCGAACTACGTCACCAAAAAGCAAGATCTCTTTTCGGCTTACAAACTCACccaagaagacaaagaagagatTGAAAAGTTGGCCAAGGACCCTAGGATTGGAGAAAGG GTTATCAAGTCCATTGCACCATCTATCTATGGCCATGAGGACATAAAAACAGCAATTGCTCTAGCAATGTTTGGAGGTCAGGAAAAGAATGTTGAAGGGAAACATCGGTTGCGAGGAGACATAAATGTACTCCTCCTAGGAGACCCAGGAACGGCCAAGTCACAGTTCCTCAA GTACGTAGAAAAGACGGGGCAAAGGGCTGTGTATACAACTGGCAAAGGAGCTTCTGCTGTTGGACTAACAGCTGCTGTGCACAAGGACCCTGTCACACGAGAGTGGACCCTTGAAGGAGGAGCCCTTGTCTTAGCTGATAGAGGGATCTGTCTTATTGATGAGTTTGACAAGATGAATGATCAGGACAG AGTGAGTATCCATGAAGCAATGGAACAGCAAAGCATTAGCATATCAAAGGCTGGGATTGTCACGTCTCTACAGGCTCGTTGCTCTGTCATTGCTGCTGCAAATCCAGTTGGAGGAAG GTATGACTCTTCAAAGACCTTTTCACAAAATGTTGAGCTGACCGATCCAATTGTCTCACGTTTTGATATCCTTTGTGTTGTTAAG GATGTGGTTGATCCAGTCACTGATGAAATGCTTGCCAAATTCGTTGTTGAGAGCCACTTCAAGTCACAGCCCAAAGGAGCTAACATGGATGACAAGTCTGTTAGCAATTCAATAGAAGATCCTCCAGCCTCTGTGAGGCCTGTTGATCCGGAG ATACTCTCTCAAAATATGCTGAAGAAGTACATAACTTATGCCAAGTTGCATGTGTTTCCAAGATTGCATGATGCTGATTTGGATAAGCTAATGCATGTTTATGCTGAACTGCGTAGAGAGTCTTCG CATGGACAAGGTGTCCCCATAGCAGTGAGGCACATAGAATCAATGATACGGATGTCAGAAGCGCATGCAAGAATGCACCTTAGACAGCATGTGACGCAGGAAGATGTAGATATGGCAATACGAGTGCTACTTGATTCCTTCATTTCAACACAGAAGTTTGGCGTCCAGAAAGCTCTCCAAAAG AGCTTTAGAAAGTACATGACATTCAAAAGGGAGTACAATGACTTCCTCCTCTATCTTCTCCGAGGGCTCGTGAAAGATGCATTGTACTTCGAAGAACTGGTATCTGGGTCGACTGCAGGGCTTAACCAGGTTGAGGTTAAGGTGGAAGAGCTGCGGAACAAG GCACAGGATTATGAAATCTATGATTTGAAGCCCTTTTTCTCCAGCACACAGTTCTCAAGAGCCAACTTTGAGTTGGATGAAGAGCGAAAGATAATAAAACATCATCTTGCAAGATGA
- the LOC122671098 gene encoding arp2/3 complex-activating protein rickA-like yields MDDQGKGKGMESSSSSSLELKVMSCNDLKAFNFFQKLSVYVVVSLVKVKDGNIKNEKEKQQRQKTPIDREGDRNPRWNHVMRFDLKGDYHPLLLLDVSSSDHDVFFEFDLRCEQIVFGNKTIGEVQVPIKDLMTGNSKEEEVTNSNSNSNGRTARFVSYQVRGPDGKPNGVLNFSYKIIHNNNVDASGKLLNNNDNQIGGTAASPLDLAYHPHGTHLSTGVELHYPSVEVEVQPPSLSSGVHYPSIEFEPPPPPPPPPQEAYYSAPEFYCTVYPAPPPPGMQLPYYYYPPPPPPPPLYPPPPPPPLYPPPPPHLLYPGPPVPYGYGSGSNGYEELRNDHSAMDGYY; encoded by the coding sequence ATGGATGATCAAGGCAAAGGCAAAGGCATGGAATCGAGCTCCAGCTCCTCCTTAGAACTCAAGGTGATGTCCTGTAACGATCTAAAAGCCTTCAATTTCTTCCAGAAACTATCAGTCTACGTCGTCGTCTCCCTTGTGAAGGTGAAGGACGGCaacataaaaaatgagaaagagaaacagCAGCGCCAGAAGACGCCGATCGACAGAGAAGGAGACAGAAACCCTCGATGGAATCACGTGATGCGGTTCGATCTGAAAGGGGATTATCAtccgcttcttcttcttgatgtcTCTTCTTCTGACCATGACGTCTTTTTCGAATTCGATCTGCGTTGCGAACAGATCGTCTTCGGTAACAAGACCATCGGCGAAGTCCAAGTGCCAATCAAGGATTTGATGACTGGGAATTCCAAGGAAGAGGAGGTgaccaactccaactccaactccaacgGAAGAACAGCCAGGTTCGTCAGTTACCAGGTGCGTGGCCCCGACGGGAAACCTAACGGTGTCCTCAACTTCTCTTATAAGATCATCCACAACAACAACGTTGATGCCAGTGGCAAGTTGTTGAATAATAATGATAACCAGATCGGGGGCACCGCCGCTTCTCCTTTGGATTTGGCTTATCATCCCCATGGAACGCATCTCTCAACGGGAGTGGAACTTCATTATCCATCTGTGGAAGTTGAAGTTCAACCCCCATCCTTGTCATCTGGAGTTCACTATCCGTCTATTGAATTCgaaccacctcctcctcctccgcctccgcctcaggaagcttATTATTCGGCACCAGAATTTTACTGCACGGTGTacccagcaccacctccaccggGAATGCAACTACCgtattattattatccaccgCCTCCGCCTCCGCCTCCTCTTTATCCGCCACCGCCTCCACCTCCTCTTTATCCACCGCCGCCACCGCACTTGCTCTACCCTGGGCCGCCGGTTCCGTATGGATATGGGTCGGGGAGCAATGGTTACGAGGAATTAAGGAACGATCATTCGGCGATGGATGGATACTACTAG
- the LOC122671091 gene encoding uncharacterized protein LOC122671091 has product MKNRASVFLKQLISVLSSVVKAKSLALKNKTSAMKSRLIILSFLKNKKILLSSITHKLHALVPHHHHQAAGSGTVDQHGSCSCDVVQNSNNNAAAIVLYHAAAATNELSHSNSSYHHPSCTELVKEGLGEGGDDHDYDDDDDKYPDLTHSLFESEAEGEDELDLGEPGGSVIDLVRNCRGDQGENFKLEDEIDQVADLFIRRFHRQMKMQKQESFKRYREMLERSV; this is encoded by the coding sequence ATGAAGAACAGAGCTTCTGTGTTCTTGAAGCAGCTCATCTCTGTGTTGAGCTCCGTGGTGAAGGCCAAATCCTTGGCTCTGAAGAACAAGACGAGCGCCATGAAGAGTCGCCTCATAATCTTATCTTTTTTGAAGAATAAAAAGATCTTGTTGTCTTCCATCACTCACAAGCTCCATGCTTTGgtcccccaccaccaccatcaagcAGCTGGATCAGGCACTGTCGACCAACACGGCAGCTGCAGCTGCGACGTCGTCCAAAACAGCAATAATAATGCCGCCGCCATTGTGCTCTACCATGCAGCTGCGGCGACTAACGAGCTGTCGCACTCCAACTCATCCTACCATCATCCGAGTTGCACCGAGTTGGTGAAGGAGGGACTGGGAGAGGGTGGTGATGATCATGACTAcgacgatgatgatgacaaataccCGGATTTGACGCACTCGTTGTTCGAATCGGAGGCGGAAGGGGAGGATGAGTTGGATCTGGGTGAACCGGGAGGATCGGTCATAGATCTGGTGAGAAACTGCAGGGGAGATCAGGGAGAGAATTTCAAACTTGAAGACGAGATTGATCAAGTTGCCGACTTGTTCATCAGGAGATTCCATCGACAGATGAAAATGCAGAAGCAAGAGTCCTTCAAAAGGTATCGAGAGATGCTCGAGAGAAGCGTCTGA
- the LOC122671501 gene encoding histone H2A-like — protein sequence MEGGKTAKPSGGRKGAAKRKPVTKSVKAGLQFPVGRIARFLKKGRYAQRLGIGAPIYLAAVLEYLAAEVLELAGNAARDNKKTRIIPRHVLLAVRNDEELGKLLAGVTIAHGGVLPNIHQVLLPKRTQKDENAAAEPKSPKKSPKK from the exons ATGGAGGGCGGTAAGACGGCGAAGCCAAGCGGAGGCAGGAAAGGTGCGGCGAAGAGGAAGCCTGTTACCAAGTCGGTGAAGGCGGGGCTCCAATTCCCTGTTGGAAGGATTGCTAGGTTCTTGAAGAAGGGCAGATATGCTCAGAGGCTCGGCATTGGTGCTCCTATCTACTTGGCCGCCGTCCTTGAGTACTTGGCTGCtgag GTTTTGGAGCTAGCGGGAAATGCCGCTCGTGACAACAAGAAGACCCGTATCATCCCTCGTCACGTTCTTCTGGCCGTGAGAAACGATGAAGAACTTGGGAAATTGTTGGCTGGTGTAACCATTGCTCATGGTGGTGTCCTCCCTAACATCCACCAAGTCCTCCTGCCCAAGAGGACACAGAAGGACGAAAATGCTGCTGCGGAACCCAAATCGCCCAAGAAGTCACCCAAGAAGTAG